In Hymenobacter gelipurpurascens, one DNA window encodes the following:
- a CDS encoding PQQ-binding-like beta-propeller repeat protein — MYRKLYAVSVLGLLLLGAGCRQHAEPDPDPAPAKTPGSQQLLGAVSGSFPRSPLLLTAGQTEQDPLWAVLTSRTDEAIYSPEAASGVILAQLDTSGAVQWAHNYEIGGSEGVQFARSPGQGGLLVGSIRQDLVLVRLNEQGGLAWTQRMSYLPYQQLTSRPISAPLPTADGGFLLPIAESFSGYDQEFRLLKVSSSGAIQWSWQYNMSSICSSPVVAATPDGGYAVLTGDYQRQKDFSLLKLNALGEMQWARRITAPASPYPYPPSLYMHVLPTGVIQLWWTETRGIMQAQVSADGATIISRILQLQAYLADVVARTEGTDLAVVLAAAPNSTQQVRALYQIDSQGNVVRARQLAAFPNGLLDYETALARDARGRLYGLTNAAASQAKSSTISLFKASLTDDRLCEQPTLALPSTVAGDLRIGPLFLDSVVPLTPYVTPEFIGVMPVTTTPSRGCF, encoded by the coding sequence ATGTATCGAAAATTATACGCGGTAAGTGTGCTAGGCCTATTGCTATTGGGCGCTGGCTGCCGACAACACGCTGAGCCAGATCCCGATCCGGCGCCTGCCAAAACTCCTGGCTCCCAGCAGCTCCTGGGTGCCGTTTCAGGCTCCTTTCCACGCAGTCCGCTGCTACTCACGGCCGGCCAAACGGAGCAGGATCCTCTGTGGGCGGTGCTGACATCGAGAACCGATGAGGCCATCTATTCTCCGGAGGCCGCCAGCGGAGTAATTCTGGCCCAACTCGATACGTCCGGCGCAGTGCAGTGGGCGCATAACTATGAAATTGGCGGTTCTGAGGGTGTGCAGTTTGCTCGTAGCCCGGGCCAAGGTGGCTTGCTGGTGGGGTCTATTAGGCAGGATCTTGTGCTGGTTAGGCTCAATGAGCAGGGCGGCTTGGCCTGGACTCAACGGATGAGCTATTTGCCTTATCAGCAATTGACTTCCCGCCCCATATCAGCGCCCTTGCCTACCGCCGACGGAGGCTTCCTCCTGCCCATAGCGGAGAGCTTTTCGGGCTACGACCAGGAATTTAGATTGCTGAAGGTGTCGTCGTCGGGGGCCATTCAGTGGAGCTGGCAGTACAACATGTCGTCGATCTGCTCCTCACCTGTGGTGGCAGCTACCCCCGATGGTGGCTATGCCGTGCTGACCGGCGACTATCAACGGCAAAAAGACTTTTCTCTACTGAAGCTGAATGCTCTGGGCGAAATGCAGTGGGCGCGCCGCATCACGGCGCCGGCATCCCCGTATCCGTACCCGCCCAGCTTATACATGCACGTCCTGCCCACGGGCGTTATCCAGCTGTGGTGGACGGAAACGCGGGGCATCATGCAGGCCCAGGTTTCAGCCGACGGTGCCACCATCATCTCCCGTATTCTGCAGCTCCAGGCCTATCTGGCCGATGTAGTGGCGCGCACCGAGGGCACCGATCTGGCCGTGGTGCTGGCGGCGGCCCCAAATTCTACCCAGCAGGTTCGGGCCCTATACCAAATTGATAGCCAAGGAAACGTAGTGCGCGCCCGCCAGCTCGCCGCCTTCCCGAATGGCTTGCTGGACTACGAAACGGCCCTGGCCCGTGATGCAAGGGGGCGCCTGTATGGCCTTACCAATGCTGCCGCTTCTCAGGCTAAATCCTCCACCATCAGCCTGTTTAAAGCCAGCCTCACCGACGACCGGCTGTGTGAGCAGCCTACCCTGGCGCTGCCCTCCACCGTGGCCGGGGACTTGCGCATCGGGCCATTGTTCTTAGATAGTGTAGTGCCGCTCACGCCTTATGTAACCCCAGAATTTATTGGCGTTATGCCCGTTACCACCACGCCTTCCCGAGGCTGCTTCTAG
- a CDS encoding SixA phosphatase family protein, translating into MKKILNLLVCLLPLLGLLASCSTAKLSKTTVYVVRHAEKDTTPGLADPALTTLGQSRAVALRDQLQDKAIVAIFSTNTVRTRTTAEPLAKELQLPIQTYDAKQLPALATRIRREYAGRAVLVVGHSNTILETAEALGAPRPVPTVGDDEFNYLLEVTVPQDSAQAATAVARRYGATN; encoded by the coding sequence ATGAAAAAGATCCTGAACCTGCTGGTGTGCCTGTTGCCACTGCTCGGCCTGCTAGCGAGCTGCAGCACCGCGAAGCTTAGCAAAACCACCGTCTATGTAGTGCGCCACGCCGAAAAAGACACCACCCCTGGCCTCGCCGACCCCGCTCTGACTACTCTTGGACAAAGCCGGGCAGTAGCCTTGCGTGATCAGCTACAAGACAAGGCAATAGTCGCCATCTTTAGCACCAATACGGTTCGCACGCGTACCACGGCGGAGCCCCTGGCTAAGGAGCTGCAGCTACCCATTCAGACCTACGACGCCAAGCAGCTACCCGCTCTGGCCACCCGCATCCGGCGCGAGTATGCCGGGCGCGCGGTGCTGGTGGTAGGCCACTCCAACACTATACTGGAAACGGCCGAGGCACTAGGCGCCCCACGCCCGGTGCCGACCGTCGGTGATGATGAGTTCAATTATCTGCTGGAAGTCACGGTTCCGCAGGATTCTGCTCAGGCTGCTACCGCCGTGGCCCGGCGTTATGGGGCTACCAACTAG
- a CDS encoding DUF1028 domain-containing protein, with product MKRILLCLLPVLGLLRPAAAQVYTTTDPLAHTYSIVARDPQTGDMAVAVQSHWFSVGTSVSWAEAGVGAVATQSFTNKSFGPRGLALLKAGKSAQEALDELIRTDEGRDVRQVAIIDNQGRVATHTGAKCIDMAGHRQGNQFSVQSNMMLNNTVPAAMQKAYEQNAKLPFAERVVSALQAAQAAGGDIRGRQSAALLVVRAKPGAGVWEDRLIDLRVDDAAEPLKELSRLLSLHRAYEHMNAGDLAVEKNDVPGAIREYQAAEKLFPQNLEMKYWHAISLANKQQVPAAIKMLMPIFKQDPNWRTLTERLPKVGLLTVTDAELKQILSLR from the coding sequence ATGAAACGAATTCTGCTCTGCCTGTTGCCAGTGCTAGGCCTGTTGCGCCCCGCTGCGGCCCAGGTATATACCACCACCGATCCGCTGGCGCATACCTACTCTATTGTGGCCCGCGACCCCCAAACCGGCGACATGGCCGTGGCCGTGCAAAGTCACTGGTTTTCCGTGGGTACTTCGGTCAGCTGGGCCGAGGCGGGCGTGGGCGCCGTGGCTACGCAGTCCTTCACCAACAAGTCTTTCGGGCCGCGAGGGTTGGCTTTGCTGAAAGCCGGCAAATCGGCCCAGGAAGCTCTGGATGAACTCATTCGCACTGATGAAGGCCGCGACGTACGGCAAGTGGCCATTATCGACAACCAGGGCCGGGTAGCTACCCACACCGGCGCCAAGTGTATTGATATGGCCGGGCACCGCCAGGGAAATCAGTTTTCGGTGCAGTCGAATATGATGCTGAATAACACGGTGCCGGCGGCCATGCAGAAGGCCTACGAGCAGAATGCCAAGCTGCCGTTTGCCGAACGCGTGGTTTCGGCGCTGCAAGCGGCCCAGGCGGCGGGCGGCGACATCCGGGGCCGGCAGTCGGCGGCGTTGCTGGTGGTGCGCGCCAAGCCCGGCGCGGGGGTTTGGGAAGACCGCCTGATTGATTTGCGGGTGGATGATGCCGCCGAGCCTCTGAAGGAGCTGAGCCGCTTGCTGAGCCTGCACAGGGCTTATGAGCACATGAACGCCGGCGACTTGGCCGTGGAAAAGAACGATGTGCCCGGCGCCATTCGGGAATATCAGGCGGCCGAAAAGCTCTTCCCGCAGAACCTGGAAATGAAGTATTGGCACGCCATCAGTCTGGCCAACAAGCAGCAGGTGCCGGCCGCCATCAAGATGCTGATGCCCATTTTCAAGCAGGACCCCAATTGGCGCACCCTCACTGAGCGCCTGCCCAAAGTAGGCCTGCTGACGGTGACAGACGCCGAGTTAAAACAGATTCTGAGCCTTCGCTAA
- a CDS encoding ABC transporter ATP-binding protein: protein MTPLPPITIEAQHLSKRYGTHTVVQDVSFALAAGETLVLLGPSGCGKTTLLRMLNRLVEPDAGTVRVNGQDVRTQAPELLRRGMGYVIQQVGLLPHYTVAENVGVVSRLLGHDAAQVASRTEELLNRLHLPPERYARQYPHQLSGGQQQRVGLARALAANPPIILLDEPFGALDPITRASIRREFRELEELRRKTMVLVTHDVQEAFELADRIMLLDAGIVQQLGTPRELLFQPANEFVRRFFEAERLSLQLRTLRLADVLTYAKSNSNISTSTIYKSGHNILSPSVSIQDAIELLSTLSAKQTNSTDEAIVWVSGEQSTPSSAAYSFTLPQLMTAFGRALQHLQAA from the coding sequence GTGACTCCCCTTCCCCCTATTACCATTGAGGCCCAACACCTGAGTAAGCGCTACGGCACGCACACAGTAGTGCAGGACGTATCCTTTGCGCTGGCCGCCGGCGAAACGCTAGTCTTGCTCGGGCCCAGCGGCTGCGGTAAAACCACACTGCTCCGGATGCTTAATCGTTTGGTGGAGCCCGACGCAGGAACGGTGCGCGTAAATGGCCAGGATGTACGCACCCAGGCCCCCGAGCTATTGCGCCGCGGCATGGGCTACGTCATTCAGCAGGTAGGCCTCTTGCCACACTACACTGTAGCTGAAAATGTAGGCGTGGTTTCCCGTTTGCTAGGCCACGATGCAGCGCAGGTAGCTTCCCGTACGGAGGAGCTTCTCAACCGGCTGCATCTGCCTCCCGAGCGCTATGCCCGGCAGTACCCGCACCAGCTTTCGGGTGGGCAGCAGCAGCGCGTAGGCCTGGCCCGCGCCCTGGCCGCCAACCCACCCATTATCCTGCTCGATGAACCCTTCGGCGCCCTCGACCCCATCACCCGCGCCAGCATCCGGCGGGAGTTTCGGGAGTTGGAGGAACTGCGCCGCAAAACCATGGTACTGGTGACCCACGATGTGCAGGAAGCCTTCGAGCTGGCCGACCGCATCATGCTCCTCGATGCCGGTATAGTGCAGCAGCTGGGCACACCGCGTGAGCTTCTGTTTCAGCCCGCCAATGAGTTCGTACGCCGCTTCTTCGAGGCCGAGCGTCTGAGCCTGCAATTGCGCACCCTCCGCCTGGCTGACGTATTGACATACGCCAAATCAAACAGCAATATCAGCACTTCAACTATTTACAAATCAGGCCACAATATACTTTCACCTTCTGTATCAATTCAAGATGCTATTGAGCTGCTTAGTACGCTTTCAGCCAAACAAACAAACTCCACAGACGAAGCAATAGTGTGGGTTTCAGGGGAGCAATCTACCCCGTCTTCAGCTGCCTACTCCTTCACGCTACCGCAGCTCATGACGGCTTTTGGGCGCGCCCTTCAACACCTGCAAGCCGCATGA
- a CDS encoding ABC transporter permease/substrate-binding protein — MNTFTELLHFWQAQADKLGQQTLQHIGLTAASLLLGVLLGVPLGLLVTRRPRLAPWVLGTASILQTIPSIALLGFLIPLLGIGPGPAIFALFLYALLPIVRNTVTGIQGVDAAVVDAGRGLGFTDAQVLRRIELPLALPVLFAGIRTAAVINVGVATLAAYIAAGGLGEFIFGGIALNNPAMILAGAIPAAALALAFDAALAGLQRLPVRRLLRVGQSLLLILPLLAGLYLLPRATSRLLAGFSPEFVGRADGLPGLQQKYGLQTASVVLAPALVYEAARHGDVDVIDGYSTDGRIRAYDLRVLRDDQQAFPPYQAVPVVRAGALQEHPELAAVLAKLDGQISDSVMTELNYRVDYLHETPRAVAQAFLRQRGLWHNALPVTGGTIRLGSKIFAEQYILAEMYAALIRGYTGLEVESKTGLGGTNICFEALRTGAIDLYPEYTGTGLLVLLQPPTAVVDSLGGQPAAVLAYVQREFRRRYQLEWLAPLGFNNTYALLMRRQQAEKLGIASVSELSAFLRN, encoded by the coding sequence ATGAATACCTTCACTGAACTCCTTCATTTCTGGCAGGCGCAGGCCGATAAGCTAGGCCAGCAAACCCTGCAGCACATCGGCCTGACGGCGGCTTCCCTCCTGCTGGGCGTGCTGCTTGGCGTACCGCTAGGCCTGCTCGTCACGCGCCGGCCGCGCCTGGCGCCCTGGGTGCTGGGCACGGCCAGCATTCTGCAAACTATTCCCAGTATTGCCCTGCTGGGCTTCCTGATTCCGCTGTTGGGCATCGGGCCGGGGCCGGCCATTTTTGCGCTGTTCCTGTATGCTTTGCTGCCCATTGTGCGCAACACGGTAACCGGCATTCAGGGGGTTGATGCGGCCGTGGTAGATGCGGGCCGGGGCCTGGGCTTTACTGATGCACAGGTACTGCGGCGCATAGAGTTGCCGCTGGCTCTGCCGGTGCTTTTTGCCGGTATCCGGACGGCGGCTGTCATCAACGTGGGGGTGGCTACGCTGGCGGCCTACATTGCGGCGGGTGGCCTAGGCGAGTTTATTTTTGGCGGAATTGCCCTGAACAATCCGGCCATGATTTTGGCCGGGGCCATTCCGGCCGCAGCACTGGCCCTGGCCTTTGATGCGGCTTTGGCGGGGCTGCAGCGGCTGCCGGTGCGCCGGCTATTGCGCGTAGGCCAGTCGTTGCTCCTGATATTGCCTCTTCTGGCCGGACTCTATCTGCTGCCCCGCGCTACCAGCCGACTGTTGGCCGGTTTCAGCCCCGAGTTTGTGGGGCGCGCCGATGGTTTGCCTGGCCTGCAGCAGAAGTATGGCCTACAGACTGCCTCGGTGGTTTTAGCGCCGGCCTTGGTCTACGAAGCAGCCCGCCACGGCGACGTGGACGTTATTGATGGGTACTCTACTGATGGCCGCATCAGGGCCTACGACCTGCGCGTGCTGCGCGATGATCAACAGGCCTTTCCGCCTTACCAGGCCGTGCCCGTAGTGCGGGCCGGAGCGCTGCAGGAGCATCCGGAGCTGGCGGCTGTGCTGGCCAAGCTCGATGGACAGATTTCCGATTCGGTGATGACGGAGCTAAACTACCGTGTCGATTATCTGCACGAAACGCCCCGCGCCGTTGCCCAGGCATTTCTGCGGCAACGGGGGCTGTGGCACAATGCCCTGCCCGTAACTGGTGGCACCATCCGGTTGGGCTCCAAGATTTTTGCCGAACAGTACATTCTGGCGGAAATGTATGCCGCCCTTATCCGGGGGTACACTGGGCTTGAGGTAGAATCCAAGACTGGCCTAGGAGGCACCAACATCTGCTTTGAAGCCCTCCGGACTGGCGCCATCGACCTTTACCCCGAGTACACCGGCACGGGCCTACTGGTGCTGCTGCAGCCGCCCACAGCCGTAGTTGATTCCCTGGGCGGGCAGCCGGCGGCCGTACTGGCCTACGTGCAACGGGAGTTCCGGCGCCGCTACCAATTGGAGTGGCTGGCGCCGCTGGGCTTCAACAATACCTATGCTCTGCTTATGCGCCGCCAGCAGGCCGAAAAGCTCGGCATAGCCTCAGTTTCGGAGCTGAGCGCTTTTCTGCGTAACTGA
- a CDS encoding TIGR04283 family arsenosugar biosynthesis glycosyltransferase — MKSGPVATPLAISIIIPTFNEAGHIGRLLRHLQHICHSDAAVEIVVADGGSTDRTTQEAAEAGARVVTSPRKGRAAQLNFGASQASGNLLYFLHADTFPPATLLTDLRAAVAAGYSSGCYRLTFDEPHWFLQANAWFTRFSPEPFRFGDQSLFVLPEIFRKAGGYREDMIVFEDQEITRRLRQHGKFRVLPEQIVTSARKYRDNGPIRLQSVYYLITLLYRLGVPQPKLAEVYRSLIRQDKV; from the coding sequence ATGAAGTCCGGTCCTGTGGCCACGCCGCTTGCCATCAGCATTATCATCCCAACCTTCAACGAGGCCGGCCACATTGGGCGCCTGCTGCGCCATCTACAGCATATTTGCCACTCCGATGCCGCGGTAGAAATTGTGGTGGCCGATGGCGGCAGCACCGATAGAACCACCCAGGAAGCCGCTGAAGCCGGTGCCCGCGTCGTAACCTCTCCCCGCAAAGGCCGCGCCGCACAGCTTAATTTCGGGGCCAGCCAGGCCTCCGGCAACCTGCTGTATTTCCTGCATGCTGATACGTTTCCGCCGGCCACGCTGCTCACCGATTTGCGCGCTGCCGTAGCGGCGGGCTACAGCAGCGGCTGCTACCGCCTCACGTTTGATGAACCTCATTGGTTTCTGCAAGCCAACGCGTGGTTTACGCGCTTCAGCCCAGAGCCCTTTCGCTTCGGCGACCAAAGCCTGTTTGTCCTTCCCGAAATATTCCGGAAAGCGGGTGGCTACCGTGAGGATATGATTGTGTTTGAAGATCAGGAGATTACGCGGCGGCTACGGCAGCACGGCAAGTTTCGGGTGCTACCGGAGCAAATCGTCACTTCGGCCCGCAAGTACCGCGACAACGGGCCTATCCGGCTGCAAAGCGTGTACTACCTTATCACGTTGCTCTACCGGCTGGGTGTACCGCAGCCCAAGCTGGCCGAGGTGTATCGGTCCCTCATCCGGCAGGACAAAGTATAG
- a CDS encoding response regulator transcription factor, whose product MHVLIVEDEKSLHEEVRQFLRQSQYLVDSAYTYAEASEKIFVNSYDFVLLDLGLPDGDGLDLLEEARQNDKQEASFIILTARGALDDRIRGLDLGADDYLPKPFSLLELQSRMQAIMRRKFGLKRQEMVFGNGFLLDATGRTLRYNGQDVPLTKKEFDLLHYLLLHKNRVLTRLQLGEHLWGNVLEDDSDSNYIDVHIKNIRKKLSQFAPTDFLETVRGIGYRVMEES is encoded by the coding sequence ATGCACGTCCTGATTGTTGAAGACGAAAAAAGCCTCCACGAGGAGGTACGCCAGTTTTTACGCCAGTCCCAGTACCTCGTCGATTCGGCGTATACCTACGCTGAGGCCTCAGAGAAAATCTTCGTGAATAGCTACGATTTCGTGCTGCTGGACCTGGGCTTGCCCGATGGCGACGGCCTGGATTTGCTGGAAGAAGCCCGTCAAAACGACAAACAGGAAGCCTCATTCATCATCCTGACGGCCCGCGGGGCCCTCGACGACCGGATTCGGGGCCTCGACTTAGGCGCCGATGACTACCTGCCCAAGCCGTTTTCTTTGCTGGAGCTGCAGAGCCGGATGCAGGCCATTATGCGGCGTAAGTTTGGCCTGAAGCGTCAGGAAATGGTGTTTGGCAACGGCTTTCTGCTCGATGCCACCGGCCGTACCTTGCGCTACAATGGCCAGGACGTGCCCCTGACCAAGAAGGAGTTCGATCTGCTGCACTACCTGCTCTTGCACAAAAACCGAGTGCTTACGCGCCTGCAGCTCGGGGAGCACCTGTGGGGCAATGTGCTGGAAGACGATTCCGACTCCAACTACATTGATGTGCACATCAAGAACATCCGCAAGAAACTCAGCCAATTTGCTCCCACCGATTTTCTGGAAACCGTGCGCGGCATTGGATACCGGGTGATGGAAGAAAGCTAG
- a CDS encoding sensor histidine kinase, which yields MRLEAKLALFNALSKLLLVLLGAVVIPPVVSRVAVAHTDQDLKEKQAEVIQLIRRNGISAFVQGEAYADYNILKQEYITLTPLSETSRITTTTRIFDEPRQVDNEIEDFRILSSNFSIDQKHYRLEIGSSLATVELLTATLRRMALWVLVIGALITIFTDAAFAHYLLRPLRQIIMRKLQGVHHPSGFSYTALETDTTDFRRLDESLNEMMRKIQSAFEKEREFMSNVSHELLTPVSILQSRFENMLQDPELGHAHSLKIVDSQKTLYRLRNTVKTLLLIANIENEQYLRDESVSVATVLAEVVNELEDRLAQRELRFLEDLRPDYVLPKANRTLLFTLLFNLISNAIKYNNWGGSITVEGRPHPQGGYLLSVTDTGPGIAPENLPHLFDRFRRFQKGASAPEGYGLGLPIAKTIAEFHKARLTVESEVGKGTRFALWFQ from the coding sequence ATGCGCTTAGAGGCCAAGCTTGCCCTGTTCAATGCCTTATCCAAGCTCCTGCTGGTGCTACTAGGGGCCGTGGTGATTCCGCCGGTGGTGAGCCGGGTGGCGGTGGCGCACACCGATCAGGATCTGAAGGAAAAACAGGCGGAGGTCATTCAGCTAATCCGGCGCAATGGCATTTCGGCCTTTGTGCAGGGAGAGGCCTACGCCGATTATAACATCCTGAAACAGGAGTACATAACGCTCACGCCGCTATCCGAAACCTCGCGCATTACCACCACTACCCGCATCTTCGATGAGCCCCGTCAGGTGGATAATGAAATTGAGGATTTTCGTATCCTGAGCTCCAATTTCAGTATCGACCAGAAGCATTACCGGCTGGAAATAGGTTCTTCGCTGGCTACCGTAGAGTTGCTCACGGCCACGCTGCGGCGCATGGCGCTTTGGGTGCTGGTGATAGGTGCGCTCATCACTATTTTTACTGATGCGGCCTTCGCCCATTATTTGCTACGGCCTTTACGCCAGATCATTATGCGCAAGCTGCAGGGCGTGCACCATCCCTCGGGCTTCTCCTATACCGCTCTGGAAACCGATACTACCGACTTTCGCCGCCTCGATGAAAGCCTGAACGAGATGATGCGCAAGATTCAGTCGGCCTTTGAGAAAGAGCGCGAGTTTATGTCGAACGTCTCGCACGAGCTACTGACGCCCGTGAGCATTCTGCAATCGAGGTTTGAGAATATGCTCCAGGACCCGGAGCTAGGCCACGCGCACTCCCTCAAAATCGTGGATTCGCAGAAGACTCTGTACCGTCTGCGCAATACCGTGAAGACGCTGCTGCTCATTGCTAACATTGAGAACGAACAGTATTTGCGCGATGAATCGGTGTCCGTTGCCACGGTGCTGGCGGAGGTAGTAAACGAGTTGGAAGACCGCCTGGCCCAGCGGGAGCTGCGGTTTCTGGAAGATCTGCGGCCCGATTATGTGCTTCCCAAAGCCAACCGCACTCTGCTGTTTACATTGCTCTTCAACTTGATCAGCAACGCCATCAAGTACAACAACTGGGGCGGCAGCATTACTGTAGAAGGCCGCCCGCACCCGCAAGGCGGCTACCTTCTCAGTGTCACGGATACGGGCCCCGGCATTGCCCCCGAAAACCTGCCCCACCTGTTTGATAGGTTTCGGCGGTTTCAGAAAGGTGCCTCGGCGCCGGAAGGCTATGGCCTGGGCCTCCCCATTGCCAAAACCATTGCCGAGTTCCACAAGGCGCGGCTCACGGTAGAATCGGAGGTGGGGAAGGGCACCCGGTTTGCCTTGTGGTTTCAATAA
- the surE gene encoding 5'/3'-nucleotidase SurE, translating to MSAKARKPLILISNDDGITAPGIATLVRVMNRIGEVVVVAPNSPQSGMGHAITIGNPLRLEANNIFGDIEAYECSGTPADCVKLAKHYVLRDRKPDLVVSGINHGSNSSVNVLYSGTMSAAIEAAIEGLPAIGFSLCEYGHEADFSHTEEWIEHLTREALKHGIPHGTALNINIPKNSATPIAGARVCRQARAKWQEDFDLRYDPYRRPYYWLVGEFVNLDKGTDTDEWALANNYISIVPCQFDLTALHAVLEMNSEWDLSASTPENAKAAPTLGSATPGPGETAASLG from the coding sequence GTGTCTGCTAAAGCCCGCAAGCCCCTCATTCTGATTTCCAACGACGACGGCATCACGGCGCCTGGCATTGCTACGCTGGTGCGCGTCATGAACCGCATTGGCGAGGTAGTGGTGGTGGCACCCAACTCGCCGCAATCGGGAATGGGCCATGCCATCACCATCGGAAATCCCCTGCGCCTCGAAGCCAACAACATTTTCGGCGATATAGAGGCCTACGAATGCAGCGGCACCCCAGCCGACTGCGTAAAACTGGCCAAGCACTACGTGCTGCGCGACCGAAAGCCCGATCTGGTAGTGTCGGGCATCAACCACGGCTCCAATTCGTCTGTGAACGTGCTGTACTCCGGCACCATGTCGGCGGCCATTGAGGCGGCCATTGAGGGGCTACCGGCCATCGGGTTTTCGCTCTGCGAATACGGGCACGAGGCCGATTTCTCGCACACGGAGGAATGGATTGAGCACCTGACCCGCGAAGCCCTGAAACATGGCATTCCGCACGGTACGGCCCTGAATATCAATATCCCCAAGAACTCTGCTACACCCATTGCCGGTGCCCGCGTGTGCCGGCAGGCGCGGGCCAAGTGGCAGGAAGATTTCGACCTACGCTACGACCCCTACCGCCGCCCGTATTACTGGCTGGTAGGAGAGTTTGTGAACCTCGACAAAGGTACCGATACCGATGAGTGGGCGCTGGCCAACAACTACATTTCTATTGTTCCCTGCCAGTTCGACCTTACAGCGCTGCATGCCGTGCTGGAAATGAACTCGGAGTGGGACTTATCCGCCTCAACTCCTGAGAATGCCAAAGCGGCTCCTACACTAGGCAGTGCCACGCCCGGACCCGGCGAAACAGCCGCAAGCTTAGGCTAG
- a CDS encoding DoxX family protein codes for MSLFKNYYKTHDLGLLILRVGIGIMFTIHGYPKLIGGPEMWAKVGGTMKLVGLNFAPVFWGFLAAVAEAVGGQLLAVGLFFRLACALLLGTMIMATIQHVSSGDDFNAYSHALEAAFLFLGLLFSGPGKYSLDQVLFPAPRRLY; via the coding sequence ATGTCCCTGTTCAAGAACTACTACAAAACCCACGATCTAGGCCTCCTGATTTTGCGCGTAGGCATCGGGATTATGTTTACCATCCATGGCTACCCAAAGCTTATTGGCGGGCCAGAAATGTGGGCAAAAGTAGGCGGCACCATGAAGCTTGTCGGGCTGAATTTTGCGCCTGTGTTCTGGGGGTTTCTGGCGGCCGTGGCCGAGGCCGTAGGTGGCCAGCTGCTGGCGGTAGGCCTGTTTTTCCGGCTGGCTTGCGCGCTCCTGCTGGGCACCATGATTATGGCTACCATTCAGCATGTGAGCAGTGGTGATGACTTCAATGCTTATTCACACGCCTTAGAAGCGGCCTTCCTGTTTCTAGGCCTGCTGTTCTCGGGTCCCGGCAAGTACAGCCTCGATCAGGTGTTGTTCCCGGCTCCGCGCCGCCTCTACTAA
- a CDS encoding LacI family DNA-binding transcriptional regulator: MKKPQTSLRDLAQHLNLSTSTVSRALADHRDISEATKARVRQAAQELHYRPNLLASALRKGHSQTLGVIVPHIKGYFFPAVMNGIEKVATREGFNVLLCQSNEDIRREQRNIEALLAAQVEGILMSVSATTHEDLQHLEQVRHQGIPLVFFDRVPDLPQSMAVILDDFQGAFQAVRHLIEQGCKHIAHLAGPQHLNTSRNRLLGYKAALEAHGLPFEEEWIYSLPALTHEAGRVGMQHLLAQMPPLDGVFAAYAIPSVGALEVLREKGIRVPQDIALACFSNEPFTTMTQPQLTVVDQRAEQMGETAVRLFLQLLKRGPAYSPPHLILKPELIIRDSSLHQSQLMREPR, from the coding sequence GTGAAAAAGCCTCAAACGTCTCTGCGTGACCTTGCGCAACACCTCAACCTATCTACTTCCACGGTGTCGCGGGCCCTGGCTGACCACCGGGATATCAGCGAGGCAACGAAGGCCCGCGTCCGGCAGGCCGCCCAGGAACTCCATTACCGTCCTAATCTGCTGGCCTCGGCGTTGCGCAAGGGCCACAGCCAAACGCTGGGCGTAATTGTACCGCACATTAAGGGCTATTTTTTTCCGGCCGTGATGAACGGAATCGAAAAAGTAGCCACCCGCGAAGGATTTAATGTATTGCTGTGCCAGTCGAATGAAGACATTCGGCGCGAGCAGCGCAATATCGAGGCCTTGCTGGCAGCACAGGTAGAGGGCATTCTGATGTCGGTTTCGGCAACTACCCACGAGGACCTGCAGCACCTGGAGCAGGTGCGCCACCAAGGCATTCCGCTGGTATTCTTCGATCGTGTACCGGATTTGCCGCAGAGCATGGCCGTTATTCTCGACGATTTCCAGGGGGCGTTTCAGGCCGTCCGGCACCTCATTGAGCAAGGCTGCAAACACATTGCGCATTTGGCCGGACCGCAGCATCTGAACACCAGCCGAAACCGCCTGCTGGGTTACAAAGCGGCCCTGGAAGCACACGGGCTGCCATTTGAGGAAGAATGGATCTACTCGCTCCCGGCCCTTACGCACGAGGCCGGCCGGGTAGGAATGCAGCACCTGCTCGCGCAGATGCCTCCGCTGGATGGCGTGTTTGCCGCTTATGCTATTCCATCGGTGGGGGCGCTGGAAGTTCTGCGCGAAAAGGGTATTCGGGTGCCGCAGGATATTGCCCTGGCGTGCTTCAGCAATGAGCCCTTCACCACCATGACCCAGCCCCAGCTAACCGTGGTAGACCAGCGCGCCGAGCAAATGGGCGAAACCGCCGTGCGCCTGTTTTTGCAGCTCCTGAAGCGCGGCCCCGCCTACTCCCCTCCTCATCTCATTCTCAAGCCCGAGCTCATCATCCGGGATTCCTCGCTGCACCAGTCGCAGCTGATGCGTGAGCCCCGCTAG